CGTTTGGCAGCACGTAGTCGTTAAAGGTGACCAGCTCAACATCCAGACCGTATTTCTCTTTCGCCACTTTCTGCGCGATTTCAGCAACCTGCTGTTCAGCGCCGACAATCACACCCACTTTAATGTGGTTTGGATCTTTCTCTTCCTGACCACAACCAGCCAGCGCCAGTGAACCAATCAGCGCACCCACAGCGGCAAGAGTTTTTAATTTAAAAGACATATCCGTTCCTTCAAAATGAAATTGATGTTGCTTGTGTTTACTTGTGGGTGACTGCGCGAACGATGCGATCACCACAGAATTGAATCAAATACACCAAAACCACCAATAATACTAATACCGTATTCATCACAGTGGCGTTGTATCCGATATAACCGTACTGATAGCCAATCTGACCCAGACCACCGGCACCGACAGCACCCCCCATTGCTGAGTAACCCACCAGTGTAATCAGGGTAATTGTAGCGGCATTTACCAGTCCCGGCAGCGCTTCAGGCAGCAGCACTTTACGGATGATCTGCAGCGGCGTGGCGCCCATGGCGCGCGAGGCTTCAATCAGTCCGGTTGGCAGTTCCAGCAGGGTATTTTCCACCATACGCGCAATAAAGGGTGCGGCGCCGACGGTCAGCGGCACAATCGCGGCCTGCAAACCGATGGAGGTGCCGACAATCAGGCGGGTAAACGGAATCATCCAGACCAGCAGGATAATAAAAGGAATCGAGCGGAAGATATTCACTGCGGCGGAGAGCACGCGGTACAGCTTCGCGCCTTCCATAATCTGTCCCGGACGGGTGATATACAACAGTACGCCTACCGGCAGACCGAGCACAAAACCCATAAAGCCAGAGACAAAGGTCATCATCAGGGTTTCCCACACACCCCGGCCCAGTAACCACATCATTGCCTCAGACATAACCTAATACCTCAACTTTCACGTGATGTTCTTGCAGGAAGGCGATCGCAGCAGCAGTATCCGCCTCATCACCGTCCATTTCAGCCAGCATGATGCCGAATTTCACGCCACCGGCGTAATCCATCTGCGCGCTGATAATATTGTTATTAACATTAAAGCGGCGCGCCGCTTCTGACAGCAGCGGGGCATCAACGGACTGGCCGGTGAACTCCAGACGTAACAGCGGCACGGTATCGGTTTTGGCTTCCGGCAACAGGCGGTCCAGATAATCCTGGGGAATATCGAGATGCAGCGTGGACTGAATAAACTGCTGGGCCAGCGGGGTTTTCGGGTGCGAGAACACTTCGCTGACGCTGTCTTTTTCAATCAGCTCACCATTACTGATCACTGCTACCTGATCGCAGATGCGTTTGACCACATCCATTTCATGAGTGATCAACAGAATGGTAATACCAAGACGACGGTTAATATCTTTCAGTAATTCCAGAATCGAGCGGGTAGTTGCCGGGTCGAGGGCGCTGGTGGCCTCATCGCACAGCAATACTTTAGGGTTGCTGGCCAGTGCCCGGGCAATCGCCACGCGCTGCTTCTGCCCACCGGAAAGATTGGCTGGCCAGACATCTTTCTTATCCGCCAGGCCCACAAGGTCGAGTAATTCAATCACCCGCTGTTTGATCTGTTCACGCGACAGATTGCCTAACTCTAACGGCAGGGCGATATTGCCAAATACCGTACGTGAGTTCAGCAGGTTAAAGTGCTGGAAAATCATACCAATCTGACGACGGGCATGGGTCAGCTCTCCCTCTGACAGAGTCGTGAGCTCCTGGCCATCGACCAGCACGCTGCCGGAAGTGGGGCGTTCAAGCAGGTTAACGCAGCGGATCAGCGTACTTTTGCCCGCGCCAGATGCGCCAATTACGCCGTAAATCTGTCCGGCGGGCACGTGCAGGCTGACATCTGACAACGCAGTAATGTTGCGTGAGCCTTGCTGGAACACTTTGGTGATATTTGAAAGTTTTATCATTGAGTTATTTATTATCGTGATGAAAGTTGTCCGTGGTGTGGCTTAGCGTCAATCTTCGCTATCGCGAAATTTGAATGGATGGTAAGGCATCCAGACGTCTAAATCAATCGAAGTCATTCAATCTGGCATTCTCTCTTTTATTGCAATCATGCGATACTGTGCAGCAAATTTAGTAGCAGGAGTTTCTACGTGGCAGAGCTTGTACCCGCAATTTTCCTTGATCGTGATGGCACGATAAATGTCGATCACGGCTATGTTCATGAAATCGATAACTTCCAGTTTATCGATGGCGTGATTGACGCCATGCGTGAACTTAAAAAAATGGGCTTTGCGCTGGTGCTGGTGACTAACCAGTCCGGTATCGCGCGCGGTATGTTTACTGAAGATCAATTTATCAGCCTTACCGAGTGGATGGACTGGTCGCTGGCCGATCGCGAAGTCGACCTCGACGGCATCTATTTCTGTCCGCATCATCCGGATGCAACGGAAGACGCTTACCGCCAGCAGTGCGATTGTCGTAAACCGCAGCCGGGCATGTTGCTGTCGGCTCAGCAGGAACTGAACATCGATATGGCTGCTTCTTATATAGTAGGTGACAAGATTGAGGATATCCTGGCGGGTAAAGCGGCTGGCGTCGGTAAAAAAGTACTGGTCCGTAGCGGTAAGCCTGTCACTGCTGAAGGTGAAGCTGCAGCAGATTGGGTAATTAATAGCCTTGCAGAGCTACCGCAACGCATTAAACAGGGTTAAAAAACAGCGTTTCGTACGAAGTTGCGGCAAGTGGCATGAAAGTGGCAAAAAAGTTTAGATTTGTGCTTGCTATCCCTCAGGAGCTCCCTATAATGCGCAACCACTGAGACGGAACAACGGCTTACACAGCGGCGGCTCAGGAGGTTCGGGAAGCGAGTTAATCGGTTCTGAACCGCCGGAGAAAAACTTCTGAAAACGGGGTTGACTCTGAGGGAGGAAAGCGTAATATACGCCACCTCGCAGCAGCAGACGAAGTCGCTGATTGCACTGCTCTTTAACAATTTATCAGACAATCTGTGTGGGCACTCGCAGGGTTGATATCGCAAACCATCCCCGGATGGAAAAAATTTGAAATATCAAGTCTCAAGAGTGACTACTATATTCATTACGAATAACAGTTTTAATTCTTTGAGCATCAAGCTTTTTAATTGAAGAGTTTGATCATGGCTCAGATTGAACGCTGGCGGCAGGCCTAACACATGCAAGTCGGGCGGTAGCACAGAGGAGCTTGCTCCTTGGGTGACGAGCGGCGGACGGGTGAGTAATGTCTGGGGATCTGCCCGATGGAGGGGGATAACTACTGGAAACGGTAGCTAATACCGCATAATCTCGCAAGAGCAAAGTGGGGGACCTTCGGGCCTCACACCATCGGATGAACCCAGATGGGATTAGCTAGTAGGTGGGGTAACGGCTCACCTAGGCGACGATCCCTAGCTGGTCTGAGAGGATGACCAGCCACACTGGAACTGAGACACGGTCCAGACTCCTACGGGAGGCAGCAGTGGGGAATATTGCACAATGGGCGCAAGCCTGATGCAGCCATGCCGCGTGTATGAAGAAGGCCTTCGGGTTGTAAAGTACTTTCAGCGGGGAGGAAGGCGATGCGGTTAATAACCGCGTCGATTGACGTTACCCGCAGAAGAAGCACCGGCTAACTCCGTGCCAGCAGCCGCGGTAATACGGAGGGTGCAAGCGTTAATCGGAATTACTGGGCGTAAAGCGCACGCAGGCGGTCTGTTAAGTCAGATGTGAAATCCCCGGGCTCAACCTGGGAACTGCATTTGAAACTGGCAGGCTAGAGTCTCGTAGAGGGGGGTAGAATTCCAGGTGTAGCGGTGAAATGCGTAGAGATCTGGAGGAATACCGGTGGCGAAGGCGGCCCCCTGGACGAAGACTGACGCTCAGGTGCGAAAGCGTGGGGAGCAAACAGGATTAGATACCCTGGTAGTCCACGCCGTAAACGATGTCGACTTGGAGGTTGTGCCCTTGAGGCGTGGCTTCCGGAGCTAACGCGTTAAGTCGACCGCCTGGGGAGTACGGCCGCAAGGTTAAAACTCAAATGAATTGACGGGGGCCCGCACAAGCGGTGGAGCATGTGGTTTAATTCGATGCAACGCGAAGAACCTTACCTGGCCTTGACATCCACGGAATTCGGCAGAGATGCCTTAGTGCCTTCGGGAACCGTGAGACAGGTGCTGCATGGCTGTCGTCAGCTCGTGTTGTGAAATGTTGGGTTAAGTCCCGCAACGAGCGCAACCCTTATCCTTTGTTGCCAGCGCGTGATGGCGGGAACTCAAAGGAGACTGCCGGTGATAAACCGGAGGAAGGTGGGGATGACGTCAAGTCATCATGGCCCTTACGGCCAGGGCTACACACGTGCTACAATGGCGCATACAAAGAGAAGCGAACTCGCGAGAGCAAGCGGACCTCATAAAGTGCGTCGTAGTCCGGATCGGAGTCTGCAACTCGACTCCGTGAAGTCGGAATCGCTAGTAATCGTAGATCAGAATGCTACGGTGAATACGTTCCCGGGCCTTGTACACACCGCCCGTCACACCATGGGAGTGGGTTGCAAAAGAAGTAGGTAGCTTAACCTTCGGGAGGGCGCTTACCACTTTGTGATTCATGACTGGGGTGAAGTCGTAACAAGGTAACCGTAGGGGAACCTGCGGTTGGATCACCTCCTTACCTATGTGAAGATACTCCGCGCAGTGCCCACACAGATTGTCTGATGAAAAAAGTAATGAGCAAGCGTCTTTTTGCGTAAGGTTCGGTGACAAATAAGTTTGTCGCTCAGATTTGCAGGCAAATCTTCACCTTTACACAAAAATAGCCAGTCAGTGACTGGCTGACAATTTTTGTGTCCCCATCGTCTAGAGGCCCAGGACACTGCCCTTTCACGGCTGTAACAGGGGTTCGAATCCCCTTGGGGACGCCATACTCTGATAACGATGTGAAAGACGTTATCAACCCAGTATCTCAAAACTGATTAGGCCGCAAGGCGAGTCACGTTTGAGATATTTGCTCTTTAAAAATCCGGAACAAGCTGAAAATTGAAACGATATGTCGTCTCATTTCTCCGTAATAAGAAATGAAGCACGATATATTCGAGTCTCTCAAATGCTTGCAGCTCTGAAGAGTCGAAAGACACTTCCGGGTTGTGAGGTTAAGCGACTAAGCGTACACGGTGGATGCCCTGGCAGTCAGAGGCGATGAAGGGCGTGCTAATCTGCGATAAGCGACGGTAAGCCGATATGAGGCGCTATACCCGTCGATACCCGAATGGGGAAACCCGGTGCACTGCGGTGCATCATCGTTAAGTGAATACATAGCTTAACGAGGCGAACCTGGGGAACTGAAACATCTAAGTACCCAGAGGAAAAGAAATCAACCGAGATTCCCCCAGTAGCGGCGAGCGAACGGGGAACAGCCCAGAACCTGAATCAGTTTGTGTGTCAGTGGAAGCGTCTGGAAAGTCGCAGGGTACAGGGTGATACTCCCGTACACAAAGGCACACTTGCTGTGAGTTCGATGAGTAGGGCGGGACACGTGACATCCTGTCTGAATATGGGGGGACCATCCTCCAAGGCTAAATACTCCTGACTGACCGATAGTGAACCAGTACCGTGAGGGAAAGGCGAAAAGAACCCCGGCGAGGGGAGTGAAACAGAACCTGAAACCGTGTACGTACAAGCAGTGGAAGCCCTCTTCAGGGGGGTGACTGCGTACCTTTTGTATAATGGGTCAGCGACTTATATTCTGTAGCAAGGTTAACCGTATAGGGGAGCCGCAGGGAAACCGAGTCTTAACTGGGCGTTAAGTTGCAGGGTATAGACCCGAAACCCGGTGATCTAGCCATGGGCAGGTTGAAGGTTGGGTAACACTAACTGGAGGACCGAACCGACTAATGTTGAAAAATTAGCGGATGACTTGTGGCTGGGGGTGAAAGGCCAATCAAACCGGGAGATAGCTGGTTCTCCCCGAAAGCTATTTAGGTAGCGCCTCGTGAACTCATCTCCGGGGGTAGAGCACTGTTTCGGCTAGGGGGCCATCCCGGCTTACCAACCCGATGCAAACTGCGAATACCGGAGAATGTTATCACGGGAGACACACGGCGGGTGCTAACGTCCGTCGTGAAGAGGGAAACAACCCAGACCGCCAGCTAAGGTCCCAAAGTCATGGTTAAGTGGGAAACGATGTGGGAAGGCACAGACAGCCAGGATGTTGGCTTAGAAGCAGCCATCATTTAAAGAAAGCGTAATAGCTCACTGGTCGAGTCGGCCTGCGCGGAAGATGTAACGGGGCTAAACCATGCACCGAAGCTGCGGCAGCGACGCGTATGCGTTGTTGGGTAGGGGAGCGTTCTGTAAGCCGTCGAAGGTGGACTGTGAGGTCTGCTGGAGGTATCAGAAGTGCGAATGCTGACATAAGTAACGATAAAGCGGGTGAAAAGCCCGCTCGCCGGAAGACCAAGGGTTCCTGTCCAACGTTAATCGGGGCAGGGTGAGTCGACCCCTAAGGCGAGGCTGAAAAGCGTAGTCGATGGGAAACAGGTTAATATTCCTGTACCCGGTGTTACTGCGAAGGGGGGACGGAGAAGGCTATGTTAGCCGGGCGACGGTTGTCCCGGTTTAAGCGTGTAGGCTTGCGTTCCAGGCAAATCCGGAACGCTTTAAGGCTGAGGCGTGATGACGAGCCACTACGGTGGTGAAGTAACAAATGCCCTGCTTCCAGGAAAAGCCTCTAAGCATCAGGTAACATCGAATCGTACCCCAAACCGACACAGGTGGTCAGGTAGAGAATACCAAGGCGCTTGAGAGAACTCGGGTGAAGGAACTAGGCAAAATGGTGCCGTAACTTCGGGAGAAGGCACGCTGCTGGTAGGTGAACCCCCTCGCGGGCGGAGCCGAAGGCAGTCGAAGATACCAGCTGGCTGCAACTGTTTATTAAAAACACAGCACTGTGCAAACACGAAAGTGGACGTATACGGTGTGACGCCTGCCCGGTGCCGGAAGGTTAATTGATGGGGTTATCCGCAAGGAGAAGCTCTTGATCGAAGCCCCGGTAAACGGCGGCCGTAACTATAACGGTCCTAAGGTAGCGAAATTCCTTGTCGGGTAAGTTCCGACCTGCACGAATGGCGTAATGATGGCCAGGCTGTCTCCACCCGAGACTCAGTGAAATTGAACTCGCTGTGAAGATGCAGTGTACCCGCGGCAAGACGGAAAGACCCCGTGAACCTTTACTACAGCTTGACACTGAACATTGAGCCTTGATGTGTAGGATAGGTGGGAGGCTTTGAAGCGCGGACGCCAGTCTGCGTGGAGCCAACCTTGAAATACCACCCTTTAATGTTTGATGTTCTAACTTGGGCCCGTTATCCGGGCTGAGGACAGTGTCTGGTGGGTAGTTTGACTGGGGCGGTCTCCTCCTAAAGAGTAACGGAGGAGCACGAAGGTCAGCTAATCACGGTCGGACATCGTGAGGTTAGTGCAATGGCATAAGCTGGCTTGACTGCGAGAGTGACGGCTCGAGCAGGTGCGAAAGCAGGTCATAGTGATCCGGTGGTTCTGAATGGAAGGGCCATCGCTCAACGGATAAAAGGTACTCCGGGGATAACAGGCTGATACCGCCCAAGAGTTCATATCGACGGCGGTGTTTGGCACCTCGATGTCGGCTCATCACATCCTGGGGCTGAAGTAGGTCCCAAGGGTACGGCTGTTCGCCGTTTAAAGTGGTACGCGAGCTGGGTTTAGAACGTCGTGAGACAGTTCGGTCCCTATCTGCCGTGGGCGCTGGAGAATTGAGAGGGGCTGCTCCTAGTACGAGAGGACCGGAGTGGACGCATCACTGGTGTTCGGGTTGTCATGCCAATGGCATTGCCCGGTAGCTAAATGCGGAAAAGATAAGCGCTGAAAGCATCTAAGCGCGAAACTTGCCTCGAGATGAATTCTCCCTGACTCCTTGAGAGTCCTGAAGGGACGTTGAAGACTACGACGTTGATAGGCCGGGTGTGTAAGCGCAGCGATGCGTTGAGCTAACCGGTACTAATGACCCGTGAGGCTTAACCTTACAACACCAGAAGTGTTTTGGTGAGCGTTGAGAGAGACGCGACAGTATTCAGCTTGTTCACCGGAATTAAGTCCGAAGGATTTTGCGCTGTGACAAGGCGGCAACTGAGACGGCATGAAGGAGCATACAGAAGTATGTGACTGAGTGACGCGAAGGCAGCCAACGCGGTCAGAGCGTAAAAGACACAGGACAGAGCACAAAGAATTTGCCTGGCGGCTTTAGCGCGGTGGTCCCACCTGACCCCATGCCGAACTCAGAAGTGAAACGCCGTAGCGCCGATGGTAGTGTGGGGTCTCCCCATGCGAGAGTAGGGAACTGCCAGGCATCAAATTAGTACCATTTCCCGTGACACGGAAATGAGAGAAACACCTGAATTCAGACGTCATGTCTGGGATCAGTACAGAATCGGTGGAGCGGTAGTTCAGTTGGTTAGAATACCTGCCTGTCACGCAGGGGGTCGCGGGTTCGAGCCCCGTCCGTTCCGCCACTTATTACGAAAGCCCTGAGCATCTGCTCAGGGCTTTTTCGTATGTCTGAAATAGTGCTATTCTTGTCTTTTAGTCACAAGTGTTATGCTGAAAGTCGGCTTTTTCAGCAACAATATCACTGCCATACTCTCCTCACTTTCAGCAAAACTGTTTATAAAGGATATGAGGACATTATGACAATTCCCGCTTTTGGCTTAGGCACTTTCCGTTTGCAGGATGATGTGGTTATCGCATCGGTAAAAAACGCACTGGATCTGGGATATCGGGCAATCGACACCGCGCAGATTTACGGTAATGAAGCCGCTGTTGGGCAGGCAATTGCAGAAAGCGGCGTGGCGCGCGAAGAATTGTTTATCACCACGAAAATCTGGATTGAAAACCTCACGGCAGAAGCGCTGGCTCCCAGCCTGAAAGAGAGTCTGGCCAAATTGCGTACCGATTACGTTGATCTTACCCTGATCCACTGGCCATCGCCTGGCGCTGCGGTCCCGGTAGCTGAAACCATGCAGGCACTGGTTGCGGCGAAACAGGCCGGACTGACGCGTGCGATCGGTATCTCTAACTTCACCACGGAACTGATGCAGCAAGCGATTGATGCCGTTGGTGTAGCAGAAATCGCCACCAATCAGATTGAATTACACCCGTATCTGCAAAACCGTAAAGTTGTGGCGTTTGCCCGGCAGAATGGCATCCCTGTTACATCCTATATGACGCTGGCTTATGGTAAGGCGTTAACCGACGGCGTAATTCAGGTCATTGCAGACAAGCATCAGGCCACGACTGCACAGGTTATTCTTGCCTGGGCGATGCAGTCAGGTTATGCGGTAATACCATCTTCTACCAAACGGACAAACCTTGCGAGTAACCTGCTGGCGCAATCACTAAAGCTGGATGAGGCAGATATGACGAAGATTGCCACACTGGACAGCAATGACCGTCTGGTGAGTCCGGAAGGACTGGCACCCGCCTGGGATCGCTAGTCTGAAGTACGACCGGACAGCCTTCACTCCCGAAGGCTGTCCGTTGATAGCAATATCCCCGATGCACATATCCACCATCACATCTCCCACTATTACTTTTAAATTCCTTATCAATTAAGCATTAAGCGCAGTAATCGCTTGCTGGTTTTGAATCTCTCAATTGAACAGTGCAATAAGTCCGTATAGAAACCGGCTGGCAATATTTTAATGCTGAGAAGCATAATAATGTGAAATAAATCACAAAAACAGCAACGGCTTATTTAGTGAAAATAAACTTTCAGAGCGGATTTAGATCACATAAAAAATTAAGAGTAAAAACAATAAATTAAGTAAAAATTGCGTAAAAAGCGTAAAAAATAAAGTGATTTATATCACAAAATTTCACGAAATTAACCACTGTCAACACCTGCTGCTGGAGAAAATCATTGCATAAATGTGATATCCGTCAAAAAAATTAATCCCGGCATCTTTAACATTAAATCCACATTAACCGGTAAATGTTTATCTGAGGTCAGCCATGAAAATAGGATTAGTAATAAGTGGTGGTGATGTCAGTGGCATGAATAACTTTCTGTTTCAGGTTAACCGGATGACCGAATCTGAAATGGTGATTTTTGATGGCGGCATTAATGGCCTGATAGAGAATCGTGCGAAGGAAATATCACGCCGCGATTTAGTGGATCTTTCCATCTCTTCTGTACCGTTAATCTCTTCCGGCAGAAAAGAGGATAAATGTAAAAAGTCTGACTACGAGAAAATTGTCAAAAATATCCGCCAGAAAAAACTCGACTGTCTGATTATGGGCGGCGGAGATGGCTCTTTTCAGTTTTTAAAAGTTCTCAGCAGCTATGGCGTTAACTGTTATGGCATCGGTATGACCATTGATAACGATATCACGGGTAACAGTTATACCATCGGATTTTCGACTGCCTGCGAACAGGTCATTGCTGAGGTGGGGAAATTACGTAATACCGGCCGCGGCCTGCCAGGACGGATATTTATGATCGAACTGCTGGGCGGCTATTGTGGTGAGTTAACCTTACAAGCCGCGCTGAAAAGCAATGCCGATATCGCACTTATTCCTGAATCGCCATGGAATATTGATCTGCTGGCGCAGAAAATCAGGGATAAGATTAAAGTGCAGAATAGCGTAATTATTTTATGTTCTGAAGGCTATACCAAAGAGTATACCCCTGGATTTCAGGGTGCGATTGATACCATGATTGGCAAAATTGAGCACAAAATTGGTATCCGCATCAGAAAAACTATTCTGGGTTATGGATTAAGAAATGGCACGCCAACCGGTGAGGAGATTATTCAGGGCGCCATTCTGGCGGAAGAAGTTGTAAGGTGTATTAACAGCGGCCTGACTAATAAAATCATTGTTATAAACAATAATAATAAGGCTATCCCGATCGATCTTGAAAACTCCGACAAACGTCTGGTGGATGAAGATAGTAATCTCTACAAACTGGCTAAAGTAAATAACCTTATCTGAGGTAATAACATGCTTAAAGTACTCTGCGTATGTGGCTGCGGTCTCGGCTCAAGCTTTGCTATTGAAATGAGCGCGAAATCGGTATTGCAAAAATTATCGATTGAAGCTGATATCGATCACACTACGGTATCCGAAGCTTCATCTTTTAAATATGACATTATTCTTACCCAGAAAATGTTTGCTGACATCTTAACCTCAGATGCCAGCGAGGAAGATAAGAAACGAGTCATCATATTAAACAAGCTCACTGATAAAAAAGAGATAGAAGAGAAAATCCTGGCTTATATAAATTCAAAATAAAGTTGAGGTGGTAAGTGGACGCTATTATTCATTTTATTGTGAAGGATTTTCTCGGCCAGGCTTCGATACTTATTGCGTTAATCGCCATGCTTGGTCTGATCCTGCAAAAAAAATCTGTCGGTAAAACTATCGAGGGAACATTTAAAACGCTGCTTGGCTTTCTGATCATGATGGCAGGCATCAATATCATTGTTGAAGCCCTGACCTATCTGAATGATATCTTTACCAGCGGTTTTGGCATGAAGGGATACATTACCGATGTTGCGGCTATCGCTGGCGTGGCAAACCGTGAGCTGGGTTCTGAAGTGGCGCTGACGCTGTTGGTGATTTTTGCTGTTAACATCATTATTGCGCGTATTACGCCATTTAAATATATCTTCCTCACTGGCCAGGCGCTGTTATGGATGGCGACCATCGGAACCGTTATTGGTTACAAGGCCGGGCTGACGGGCGCGACCCTGATTCTGACCGGCGGCATATTTGGCGGCATTATGGCGGTGTTAATGCCGGCCATCGCCCAGCCAATAGTGCGCAAGATCACCGACTCCGATGATGTCGCCCTCGGTCACTTCTGTACTATTGGTTATCTGGTGCAGGCTGCCGTCGCGCGCGCCATTGGCAAGAACTCACGTTCAACTGAGGATTTAGAGTTACCGGATAACTTTAAGTTTCTGCAGGACACCTACCTGTCAATGGCTGTCATTATGGTGCCGATGTATATCATTCCGGCCATTTTTGCCGGCCCGACTTATATTGCACAGTTTGCCGGCGAAACAAATTACATCATGTATTCGTTTATGCAGTCGATGCAGTTTGTCGCAGGTGTGTTTGTGCTGTATAGCGGCGTGCGTTTACTGCTGAATGAACTGGTTCCGGCTTTCCGTGGTATTGCGATGCGTCTGGTCCCTAATGCTAAACCTGCGCTTGATTGCCCGGTGTTATTCCCCTATGCCCCTAACGCGGTGATTGTCGGCTTCCTTGCCACCACTGTTGGATCGATTATCGGTATGATCGTATTCCCGATGTTTGGTCTGGCGATGATTCTGCCTGGCTTGCTGACCAACTTCTTTGCCGGCGGGGCTGCCGGGGTGTTTGGTAACGCTATGGGCGGCAGAAAAGGGGCGATTATCGGCGGTGTGGTGCACGGCCTGTTTATTACCTTCCTGCCGGCCATCCTGGTGCCCCTGCTGGAAACCTTCGGCTTTAAGGGCGTCACCTTTAGTGATTCAGATGTGATTAGCACCGGTCTGGTACTGGGGCATGCCTTCCAGCATGACTGGCCATTCGTTATCGGTTTTATTGCCTTTGTAATATTGATTGTCTGGTTTGCTAACCGAAAACTGAGTAAGTAATCCGGCTTAATTCTGGCCTCTGACGATATGAGGAGAGATTATGTTTGCAAAATTAAAACAAATGTTTAATTCACAACCTGAAGGGGAGAATAACAGTGATGAAGATGCAGAGAGAATAGCGGCGGAATTCACACAGCTGGAATCAGTTTTATTACAGAACCCGGCGGATAACGCTACGCAAAAACAGTTAATGGTTAAATATAACCAGGCGGTAAAAATATTTTCCGCCAGTAAAGGTTATCGTAGCCGGGTTGATGATGTTTTCGTAAAGATGGATGAGCTGAGAAATACCATTCGCAGAAATATATGAGGTGATATGAGCATTAAACAGTTCCTTTCACAGAACCAGTATATTCAGGTGCGAATGGATGTTGACTCCTGGAGCGACATTATTGCGCAAGCGGCAAAGCCATTAATTAGTGGTGGCTTTGTTACTCCTGAATATCCGCAGGCAGTAATTAACAATACCATCGAGTATGGGGCCTACTACGTTTTCGATGAAGGTATCGCTATACCTCATGCCAGACCGGAGTGCGGAGTGATTAAAGATTGCTTTAGCATGATGACCCTTAGTCATCCCCTGTCGATTAATGGCAGTGAACCAGTAGATATTATTGTGATGTTTGGCGGCGTTAACAGTGATTCTCACATCACTGAGGGTATCGCCTCGATCGTCGGTCTGCTGGAACAGGAGGATACGTTATCTCAAATCAGACGAGCCACAACAATTGACGAAATTCTCGGGTTATTATGAAAACAGTGATTCTAGTTAATGGAATTCCGGCATCAGGGAAAAGTTCTGTTGCCAGAACGCTTTCTGATTACTT
This is a stretch of genomic DNA from Winslowiella toletana. It encodes these proteins:
- a CDS encoding methionine ABC transporter permease MetI; amino-acid sequence: MSEAMMWLLGRGVWETLMMTFVSGFMGFVLGLPVGVLLYITRPGQIMEGAKLYRVLSAAVNIFRSIPFIILLVWMIPFTRLIVGTSIGLQAAIVPLTVGAAPFIARMVENTLLELPTGLIEASRAMGATPLQIIRKVLLPEALPGLVNAATITLITLVGYSAMGGAVGAGGLGQIGYQYGYIGYNATVMNTVLVLLVVLVYLIQFCGDRIVRAVTHK
- the metN gene encoding methionine ABC transporter ATP-binding protein MetN translates to MIKLSNITKVFQQGSRNITALSDVSLHVPAGQIYGVIGASGAGKSTLIRCVNLLERPTSGSVLVDGQELTTLSEGELTHARRQIGMIFQHFNLLNSRTVFGNIALPLELGNLSREQIKQRVIELLDLVGLADKKDVWPANLSGGQKQRVAIARALASNPKVLLCDEATSALDPATTRSILELLKDINRRLGITILLITHEMDVVKRICDQVAVISNGELIEKDSVSEVFSHPKTPLAQQFIQSTLHLDIPQDYLDRLLPEAKTDTVPLLRLEFTGQSVDAPLLSEAARRFNVNNNIISAQMDYAGGVKFGIMLAEMDGDEADTAAAIAFLQEHHVKVEVLGYV
- the gmhB gene encoding D-glycero-beta-D-manno-heptose 1,7-bisphosphate 7-phosphatase, which produces MAELVPAIFLDRDGTINVDHGYVHEIDNFQFIDGVIDAMRELKKMGFALVLVTNQSGIARGMFTEDQFISLTEWMDWSLADREVDLDGIYFCPHHPDATEDAYRQQCDCRKPQPGMLLSAQQELNIDMAASYIVGDKIEDILAGKAAGVGKKVLVRSGKPVTAEGEAAADWVINSLAELPQRIKQG
- the dkgB gene encoding 2,5-didehydrogluconate reductase DkgB; the encoded protein is MTIPAFGLGTFRLQDDVVIASVKNALDLGYRAIDTAQIYGNEAAVGQAIAESGVAREELFITTKIWIENLTAEALAPSLKESLAKLRTDYVDLTLIHWPSPGAAVPVAETMQALVAAKQAGLTRAIGISNFTTELMQQAIDAVGVAEIATNQIELHPYLQNRKVVAFARQNGIPVTSYMTLAYGKALTDGVIQVIADKHQATTAQVILAWAMQSGYAVIPSSTKRTNLASNLLAQSLKLDEADMTKIATLDSNDRLVSPEGLAPAWDR
- a CDS encoding 6-phosphofructokinase: MKIGLVISGGDVSGMNNFLFQVNRMTESEMVIFDGGINGLIENRAKEISRRDLVDLSISSVPLISSGRKEDKCKKSDYEKIVKNIRQKKLDCLIMGGGDGSFQFLKVLSSYGVNCYGIGMTIDNDITGNSYTIGFSTACEQVIAEVGKLRNTGRGLPGRIFMIELLGGYCGELTLQAALKSNADIALIPESPWNIDLLAQKIRDKIKVQNSVIILCSEGYTKEYTPGFQGAIDTMIGKIEHKIGIRIRKTILGYGLRNGTPTGEEIIQGAILAEEVVRCINSGLTNKIIVINNNNKAIPIDLENSDKRLVDEDSNLYKLAKVNNLI
- a CDS encoding PTS sugar transporter subunit IIB, giving the protein MLKVLCVCGCGLGSSFAIEMSAKSVLQKLSIEADIDHTTVSEASSFKYDIILTQKMFADILTSDASEEDKKRVIILNKLTDKKEIEEKILAYINSK
- a CDS encoding PTS sugar transporter subunit IIC → MDAIIHFIVKDFLGQASILIALIAMLGLILQKKSVGKTIEGTFKTLLGFLIMMAGINIIVEALTYLNDIFTSGFGMKGYITDVAAIAGVANRELGSEVALTLLVIFAVNIIIARITPFKYIFLTGQALLWMATIGTVIGYKAGLTGATLILTGGIFGGIMAVLMPAIAQPIVRKITDSDDVALGHFCTIGYLVQAAVARAIGKNSRSTEDLELPDNFKFLQDTYLSMAVIMVPMYIIPAIFAGPTYIAQFAGETNYIMYSFMQSMQFVAGVFVLYSGVRLLLNELVPAFRGIAMRLVPNAKPALDCPVLFPYAPNAVIVGFLATTVGSIIGMIVFPMFGLAMILPGLLTNFFAGGAAGVFGNAMGGRKGAIIGGVVHGLFITFLPAILVPLLETFGFKGVTFSDSDVISTGLVLGHAFQHDWPFVIGFIAFVILIVWFANRKLSK
- a CDS encoding PTS sugar transporter subunit IIA, whose translation is MSIKQFLSQNQYIQVRMDVDSWSDIIAQAAKPLISGGFVTPEYPQAVINNTIEYGAYYVFDEGIAIPHARPECGVIKDCFSMMTLSHPLSINGSEPVDIIVMFGGVNSDSHITEGIASIVGLLEQEDTLSQIRRATTIDEILGLL